One segment of Neobacillus endophyticus DNA contains the following:
- a CDS encoding MDR family MFS transporter, whose amino-acid sequence MESLTKYKEPVLTGKSNKILVMMGLLIGLIFSELDETVVNTAMPTIIRDLGGLAMYGWVGGVYMLTMSAFMPILGKLADLMGRKKIYITSMAFFIAGSIVCGLSHSMTLLLIGRGIQGLGAGGLMPLAMTISSDLFPVEQRAKVQGLMGPIMFIPMLLGPLMGGYFVDQVSWHWIFFVNIPVGIIAALLLASGLRETIIKKQVVIDWGGAFLLVASIVSMLITPVLVENNGYTWGSPFIMGLLCLGAVLMGIFIWVETKVKEPIVPLHLFKNRNILVLSFIVFTVGFGLMGSFSSFPYFAQNVLGLTPTEAGYLTLPMMVGAVGSSILCGFLLTKVRYRELFGIGFIMPMIGFYLFSHMSIHITIVQIIIFFLITGLGLGVLFGSDNLIVQESVEKENKGIALATVPLFQTIGATVGVSLFGNLLSSTLTTKLQSLGDKLPERMATNMKSLAAAGVPHGLPTGLLTQIKTLFIESFQHIYMYSFVIAILTFVLSWFLKKEVLSTKSDEENLKEE is encoded by the coding sequence ATGGAAAGTCTTACAAAATATAAAGAACCAGTTTTAACTGGTAAGAGTAATAAAATTCTGGTGATGATGGGTTTACTAATTGGACTGATTTTTTCTGAGTTGGATGAAACAGTTGTTAATACAGCCATGCCGACCATCATTCGCGATTTAGGCGGATTAGCTATGTATGGATGGGTCGGAGGAGTGTATATGTTAACGATGTCCGCGTTCATGCCGATATTGGGGAAATTAGCGGATTTAATGGGGCGCAAAAAAATATATATAACGAGTATGGCCTTTTTCATAGCGGGATCAATTGTCTGCGGGTTATCACATTCAATGACTCTTCTCCTTATTGGACGCGGGATTCAAGGTTTGGGGGCGGGAGGATTAATGCCGCTTGCTATGACCATTTCAAGTGATCTATTTCCAGTTGAGCAGCGAGCAAAAGTACAAGGGTTAATGGGGCCAATTATGTTTATTCCCATGTTATTAGGGCCATTAATGGGCGGCTATTTTGTAGATCAGGTAAGTTGGCATTGGATTTTCTTTGTTAATATTCCTGTTGGTATCATTGCAGCACTGCTTCTGGCAAGTGGATTACGTGAAACAATTATCAAGAAGCAAGTGGTTATTGATTGGGGAGGGGCCTTTTTATTAGTAGCTTCCATTGTCTCCATGCTGATAACCCCCGTCCTTGTCGAAAATAATGGTTACACCTGGGGATCGCCGTTCATTATGGGTCTGCTTTGCTTGGGAGCCGTTTTAATGGGAATATTTATTTGGGTTGAGACGAAGGTAAAAGAACCAATTGTTCCTTTGCATTTGTTTAAAAACCGCAACATTCTTGTATTATCTTTCATTGTCTTTACCGTAGGATTCGGTTTAATGGGATCCTTTTCCTCCTTCCCATATTTTGCGCAAAACGTGCTGGGACTAACGCCAACAGAGGCTGGCTACTTGACATTGCCAATGATGGTAGGGGCAGTTGGGTCCTCTATACTATGTGGATTTCTATTAACAAAAGTGCGTTACCGAGAACTATTTGGAATTGGATTTATCATGCCAATGATTGGATTTTACTTGTTTTCTCATATGAGTATTCATATTACCATTGTTCAAATTATTATCTTCTTTCTCATAACAGGTCTTGGGTTAGGAGTTTTATTTGGAAGCGATAACCTCATTGTTCAGGAGTCTGTCGAAAAGGAAAACAAAGGAATTGCTCTTGCGACTGTTCCGTTATTCCAAACCATAGGAGCTACAGTAGGAGTTAGTCTCTTTGGAAATTTGTTATCATCCACACTCACAACCAAATTGCAAAGCTTAGGTGATAAACTTCCTGAACGTATGGCAACAAATATGAAAAGTTTAGCTGCTGCGGGTGTTCCACACGGATTACCAACAGGGCTATTAACACAAATAAAAACATTGTTCATTGAATCATTTCAGCATATTTACATGTATTCATTTGTGATTGCGATCCTTACATTTGTCTTGAGTTGGTTTTTGAAAAAAGAAGTCCTATCCACGAAATCCGATGAAGAAAATTTGAAAGAGGAGTAG